The following are encoded together in the Bradyrhizobium sp. CCGUVB1N3 genome:
- the fghA gene encoding S-formylglutathione hydrolase gives MTIQTVSTNKSYGGVQGVYRHASSATKTDMTFSVYVPPHQDGAKLPVVWYLSGLTCTHANVTEKGEFRRACAELGLIFVAPDTSPRGADVPGDPNNAYDFGLGAGFYVDATQEPFARNYHMWSYVTDELPRLVAEHFPVDTKRQSVMGHSMGGHGALTVALRNPHRYRAASAFAPIVAPSQVPWGTKALTGYLGPNKDSWRAHDTVALIEDGAKYSGFLVDYGDADNFLTEQLRPELLQTACTKANIPLTLRRQPGYDHSYYFISTFMSDHLHWHAARLTA, from the coding sequence ATGACGATCCAGACTGTTTCGACCAACAAATCCTATGGCGGCGTACAGGGCGTGTATCGCCATGCGAGCAGCGCCACCAAGACCGACATGACCTTCTCGGTCTATGTGCCGCCGCATCAGGACGGCGCTAAGCTGCCGGTGGTCTGGTATCTCTCCGGCCTCACCTGCACGCATGCCAACGTCACCGAGAAAGGCGAGTTCCGCCGCGCCTGCGCCGAGCTTGGATTGATCTTCGTCGCGCCCGACACCAGCCCGCGCGGCGCTGACGTGCCTGGTGATCCCAACAACGCCTATGATTTCGGCCTCGGCGCCGGCTTCTATGTCGACGCCACGCAAGAGCCGTTCGCGCGCAATTATCACATGTGGAGCTACGTCACCGACGAGCTGCCGAGGCTGGTCGCCGAGCACTTTCCGGTCGATACCAAGCGGCAATCGGTGATGGGCCACTCGATGGGCGGCCACGGTGCGCTGACGGTCGCACTGCGCAATCCGCACCGTTATCGCGCCGCCAGCGCCTTCGCGCCGATCGTTGCGCCCTCGCAAGTGCCCTGGGGCACCAAGGCGCTCACCGGCTATCTCGGTCCCAACAAGGATAGCTGGCGCGCGCACGACACCGTCGCGCTGATCGAGGACGGCGCAAAATATTCGGGCTTTCTGGTCGACTATGGCGATGCCGACAACTTCTTGACCGAGCAGCTTCGACCGGAGCTGCTGCAAACGGCCTGCACCAAAGCGAACATTCCGCTGACGCTGCGGCGACAGCCGGGCTACGACCACAGCTACTACTTCATCTCGACCTTCATGAGCGACCATCTGCACTGGCACGCGGCGCGGCTGACGGCGTGA
- a CDS encoding DUF3280 domain-containing protein produces MRALLVAALFVLTGTAAFADPPKLAVFDFELIDTSLPGEFYGSKPENERMLRIGDQLRKELAQSGRFQVVDIAPVSDAARHSNLQACGGCDVKLAGQLGADLEITGVVQKVSNLILNLNIYLRDVHTGNLVTVASADMRGNTDESWSRAMSYLIRNRLLAPNYGKPE; encoded by the coding sequence ATGCGAGCGCTATTGGTGGCCGCCTTGTTTGTGTTGACCGGTACGGCCGCGTTCGCCGATCCGCCGAAGCTTGCGGTGTTCGATTTCGAGCTAATCGACACCAGCCTGCCGGGCGAGTTCTACGGATCGAAACCCGAGAACGAGCGCATGCTGCGCATCGGCGATCAGCTGCGCAAGGAACTGGCACAGTCCGGCAGGTTCCAGGTCGTGGATATCGCGCCGGTGAGCGATGCGGCCCGGCACAGCAATCTTCAGGCCTGCGGCGGCTGCGACGTCAAGCTGGCGGGGCAGTTGGGTGCCGATCTCGAAATTACTGGCGTGGTGCAGAAGGTCTCGAACCTGATCCTCAATCTCAACATCTACCTGCGCGACGTGCACACCGGCAATCTCGTGACGGTGGCCAGCGCCGACATGCGCGGCAACACCGACGAATCCTGGTCCCGCGCCATGAGCTACCTGATCCGCAACCGTCTGCTCGCGCCGAACTACGGCAAGCCGGAGTAG
- a CDS encoding ABC transporter substrate-binding protein, protein MIRWLVGLIGVSLVGAGLAVTQALAADPTEIAIGYLGVAGTRSTLSLVEQPAENDGIAGARLAIEDNNTTGKFLNQRFKLEEHRLKEGEDPVQAAAALAEHNGFIIADLPADALLKVADGLRDRDTLLFNAGAIDERLRETDCRANVIHVAPTRAMLADALGQYLVWKRWSRWLLVVGSHDEDKLYADALRRAATRFGAKIVQERTFEDTGGARRTDSGVTLIQRQMPVFTQQAPAYDVLVAADESEVFGAYLPYRTWDPRPVAGSAGLVPRSWDAAQDQWGAIQMQNRFIKLNSRRMTALDMQAWTAARMIGEATSRTNSGDVKKVTDFIKGPDFSVAAFKGTRLTLRDWNWQLRQPILLVDGRMVVSVSPQEGFLHQVSELDTLGYDRPESKCKLK, encoded by the coding sequence ATGATCCGATGGTTGGTCGGCCTGATCGGCGTCAGCCTTGTTGGCGCTGGTCTTGCGGTGACGCAGGCGCTCGCGGCCGACCCTACCGAGATCGCGATCGGCTATCTCGGCGTCGCCGGCACCAGATCGACCCTGTCGCTGGTCGAGCAGCCCGCCGAGAATGACGGCATCGCCGGCGCGCGGCTGGCGATCGAGGACAACAATACCACCGGCAAATTCCTCAACCAGCGCTTCAAGCTCGAGGAGCATCGCCTGAAGGAAGGCGAGGATCCGGTCCAGGCCGCCGCCGCGCTCGCCGAGCACAACGGGTTCATCATCGCCGACCTGCCTGCGGATGCGCTATTGAAAGTCGCTGACGGCTTGCGCGATCGCGACACGCTCCTGTTCAATGCGGGCGCGATCGACGAGCGGCTGCGCGAGACCGATTGTCGTGCCAATGTCATCCATGTGGCGCCGACGCGAGCGATGCTGGCGGATGCGCTCGGCCAGTATCTCGTTTGGAAGCGATGGTCACGCTGGCTGCTCGTGGTCGGCTCGCATGACGAGGACAAGCTCTATGCCGATGCGCTGCGACGCGCCGCGACGCGCTTCGGCGCCAAGATCGTGCAGGAGCGCACCTTCGAGGACACCGGCGGGGCCCGCCGCACCGATAGCGGCGTCACGCTGATCCAGCGCCAGATGCCCGTCTTCACCCAGCAGGCGCCTGCTTACGATGTGCTGGTCGCGGCCGACGAGAGTGAGGTGTTCGGCGCCTACCTGCCCTACCGGACCTGGGATCCACGGCCCGTCGCAGGCTCCGCCGGCCTCGTGCCGCGGAGCTGGGACGCGGCGCAGGACCAGTGGGGCGCCATCCAGATGCAGAATCGCTTCATAAAGCTGAATTCGCGGCGCATGACGGCGCTGGACATGCAGGCCTGGACGGCAGCGCGCATGATTGGGGAAGCGACCTCGCGCACCAATTCCGGCGACGTCAAGAAAGTCACCGACTTCATCAAGGGGCCGGATTTTTCCGTCGCCGCCTTCAAGGGCACGCGGCTGACGCTGCGCGACTGGAACTGGCAGCTCCGCCAGCCGATCCTTCTGGTCGACGGCCGCATGGTGGTGTCGGTGTCGCCGCAGGAAGGTTTTCTGCACCAGGTCTCCGAGCTCGATACGCTCGGCTATGATCGCCCGGAGAGCAAATGCAAGTTGAAGTGA
- a CDS encoding response regulator transcription factor: MRILIVDDHPIVASGCRAVLADEGEIDILEAADAESGECVYIVERPDICVIDINLPTVSGFELARRILDRAPDARIIMFSMNDDPAFAARAIECGAKGYVSKTGDPNDLVEAIRAVGKGETYLPSSIARSIAFAGPQLAQNPLSKLNAREMEILRLLSAGKSLSEIAWLVQSSYKTVANTSSIMRQKLGVRTSVELVRLAIDSGVA; this comes from the coding sequence ATGCGCATTCTGATCGTTGACGATCATCCTATCGTCGCCTCCGGCTGCCGTGCCGTGCTGGCCGACGAAGGCGAGATCGATATTCTGGAAGCCGCCGACGCCGAAAGCGGCGAGTGCGTGTACATCGTCGAGCGCCCCGACATCTGCGTGATCGACATCAACCTGCCGACCGTCTCCGGCTTCGAGCTGGCGCGCCGTATCCTGGATCGCGCGCCCGATGCCCGAATCATCATGTTCAGCATGAACGATGATCCCGCCTTTGCCGCGCGCGCCATCGAGTGCGGCGCGAAGGGCTACGTCTCCAAAACGGGAGATCCCAACGACCTCGTCGAGGCGATCCGCGCCGTCGGCAAGGGCGAAACCTATTTGCCGAGCTCAATCGCCCGCAGCATCGCGTTCGCCGGGCCTCAGCTCGCGCAAAACCCGCTGTCGAAACTGAACGCGCGCGAGATGGAGATCCTGCGGCTGCTCAGCGCCGGAAAGAGCCTCTCGGAGATCGCCTGGCTGGTGCAATCCTCCTACAAGACGGTCGCCAACACATCGTCGATCATGCGCCAGAAGCTCGGGGTGAGGACCTCGGTCGAGCTGGTGCGGCTGGCGATCGACAGCGGCGTCGCCTGA
- a CDS encoding ATP-binding protein: MWQNLSLRGRINLLLALVLALGLGVNIARQVAEAGPRVQAEDQSVIRLAREFIEMIVAELKEAPDPDARLNQIAHDLNRQRHISIALRDAAGNALTPPRADEDDDARAPPAWFVSLVHPEQTAVSVPVSIHGNPGSLVITSHPNDEIAEIWDGILTQLEIGSAIALALFLVIMTVVGRALRPLESLSQAMIALEAGRYDARVAPGGAPELAATCTRLNHLAATLGEAVEEKRRLAERTVSLQDRERKEIARELHDEFGPYLFSLRAHASALAKLSEARELSAEAVRKHGSAILEQVNALQQFNRRVLERLRPVGLAELGLRQALEALSRLWRESHPDVRIETAISPALGATGETADLTIYRIVQEALTNVFRHARATSVNVTIEPAEQSGGAREGRGCARVRVCDNGRGMEPDQKLGFGLVGMRERILALGGTLNVASSEGGVTVEALIPTAAS; this comes from the coding sequence ATGTGGCAAAATTTATCCTTGCGCGGGCGCATCAATCTCCTGCTGGCGCTCGTGCTGGCGCTGGGGCTCGGCGTCAATATCGCGCGGCAGGTCGCGGAGGCGGGGCCGCGGGTCCAGGCGGAGGACCAGAGCGTGATCCGGCTGGCGCGCGAATTCATCGAGATGATCGTCGCCGAGCTGAAGGAGGCGCCCGATCCGGACGCCAGGCTGAACCAGATTGCCCACGACCTCAACCGGCAGCGCCATATCAGCATCGCCCTGCGCGATGCCGCGGGCAACGCGCTGACGCCGCCGCGCGCGGACGAGGATGATGATGCGCGCGCGCCGCCGGCCTGGTTCGTCAGCCTGGTTCATCCCGAGCAGACCGCGGTCAGCGTCCCCGTCTCGATCCATGGCAATCCGGGCTCGCTGGTGATCACCTCGCATCCCAATGACGAGATCGCCGAGATATGGGACGGTATTCTGACTCAGCTCGAGATCGGCTCGGCCATCGCGCTGGCGCTGTTCCTGGTGATCATGACGGTCGTCGGCCGCGCGCTAAGACCCCTCGAATCCCTGTCGCAGGCCATGATCGCGCTCGAAGCCGGCCGGTATGACGCGCGCGTCGCGCCCGGCGGCGCGCCGGAGCTGGCTGCGACCTGCACCAGGCTCAACCACCTCGCGGCAACGCTGGGCGAGGCGGTCGAGGAGAAGCGGCGCCTTGCCGAGCGCACAGTGTCGCTCCAGGACAGGGAACGCAAGGAGATCGCGCGCGAGCTGCACGACGAGTTCGGGCCCTATCTGTTCTCGCTGCGCGCGCATGCGAGCGCGCTGGCAAAGCTCTCGGAGGCGCGTGAGCTGAGTGCCGAGGCCGTGCGCAAGCATGGCAGCGCGATCCTGGAGCAGGTCAACGCGCTCCAGCAGTTCAACCGCCGCGTCCTCGAGCGGCTGCGGCCCGTCGGCCTTGCCGAGCTCGGCCTGCGGCAGGCGCTCGAAGCGCTGTCGCGGTTGTGGCGGGAGTCGCATCCCGACGTGCGGATCGAAACCGCGATCTCGCCGGCGCTGGGGGCGACCGGCGAGACCGCCGATCTCACCATCTACCGCATCGTGCAGGAGGCGCTGACCAACGTGTTCCGTCATGCTCGCGCGACCTCGGTGAACGTCACGATCGAGCCGGCCGAGCAGTCGGGCGGCGCGCGGGAGGGACGCGGCTGCGCACGCGTGCGGGTCTGCGACAACGGCCGCGGCATGGAGCCCGACCAGAAGCTCGGATTCGGCCTCGTCGGCATGCGCGAGCGGATTCTCGCGCTGGGTGGAACACTCAACGTCGCATCCAGCGAGGGTGGCGTGACGGTGGAGGCGCTGATTCCAACGGCGGCAAGTTGA